CCTTTGCTCGTGGTGCTGCAGGGGCGCCAGGCACAATTGTGCAAGCTGGGCACAGACAGCACAGGGTGTCCCATGCACGCTGTAGACATTACAGATTTATACCAATCGTTTCTGGGCAGGTGGCGGTCAACGGTCTTGAGGAAAAGGCATCTTTTTAATCATTAGCAGGGACCCAGCTGTTTGCTTTGCCTGGaatgtcctccccctccccctccccctcccccttctccattAAACAAGCTCCTGCTCCATCCTTTAAGGCCTCCTTCACAcatcccctcctccaggaagataACCATGGCAACAACTCCCCAGGCTTCCTGCAGGGATTAAAGGTTAATGCGATCAATCAAGGATAACTGACGATACGGGAGTCAATATTGCCTGGTGCCCATTTCCAAAAAAGCGAGGACTAGAGCATTTGCAGTAGGTGGAATTTGGACCCCAGGATTAAAGAACACTGAAGCAGATACAAGAAAATAATGCTCTTTTCGGTCTTCTTCGATAAAACCAGGGAGAAAAATCTCAGTTTGGTGCCAGCGTGTCTTTCCTACCTCTGACACTTGTCACTCACCCTGTCCAAGAGCAGATGGCAGGTTCCCAGCCTCCGCAGGCTGTGGTGTCTGCTGAGAATTCTCTACCTGGCCTTCTTTCAGTTGTCTTTATTTATGAAATTGCTTTCTATCTATGGCATATGATGCTGATTTTCCACTTCCTATGGCGATGCAAAGTCTTATTTACAAATCAATGCATTTGAGTGCAAAATAGTAAGtctatttaaacaaaaatagtaAGTAAATAACAAAGCAGGTGGTACGTATAGAgtgcaaaaaaaaatatatcatgagGCTGGTGTGTGAAGGAATAGAGTTTGCAAACACAGATATGTTTAGGAGCtcagctctggagccagactgggtTCAGTTCTCCACTCgctagctgtgtggcctggggcaggtcgctttccctctctgagcctccatttcctgacTTGTTAAACGGGAGTAATTATAATACTGGCCTCCTAGAGTAGTTCAAAAGTTATGCCAAGAGAACATGAGTGGAGAGCTTCGCAGTGCTTGCTGTTTCTATGATGAAGACCGAGAAAGTCACAAGCCAGCAGTGATGGGGGACCTCGAGACACACACCTGTTCGCAGACCCGGCAGACATTTTGGCTTTAGGACCTTTAATTTGCATGAGAAAGATGGAGAGCTGGAGCTTGAGGAACGggtgagaggaggaagaaaaaatggAGTGTGGACTCACTTGGGGGGCTGCGCAGCCAGGACAGGGAAGCAGCCCTCGTGATGCCACTGCCTGTCCCGAAGGCGGCGCACAGCCTGCATCTGAGGTTGGAAGGCTCACCATTCATTCCAGTGCCGGAAGTCAACAGGCTCCAGGAGGTACTGGTCCCTGCGGTAGCCGGGATACTGATACCCTACCCAGCTGGGAGGGAAGCAAGAAGGACAGTGTAGAGATGGCAGCCTCGCTGCCAGCATCCAGCCCCCTGGCTGGACCAGCCAGGTCTTCATGTGTCCTTGCAGTCTCCTCTAGTGTCCTTGCACTCtagagaggggggagggtcaccTTGCAAAGTCTGGCTTAAGTTCTAGCCTCCTCAGATAAGCCTctgacctctcctcccctccagcaCACACCCCCAGAAGCCGTCCTTCCTCCTCTGACCTCCCGTCTGGACCACCTCTGAGTTAGTATTGTTGGACATCATCTCGCAGATGTACGGAGTCTCCCTGCTAGGCTGAGCGAGCCTCCTGAAGACAGGCACCGAGACTTCCTAACCTCTGCCTCCCCACTGTGCCCAGCACAGCGTCTGGCTCCCCGGCACTGCCTGGTACATTTCTGATGGCTTAAATGCAAGATGCAGGCttcagggaagaagaaaggaacaagaaaaaaaggccAGGGCCCTGATGGTATTACAGGAGCTCAGCGAGAGCTTGTGGTGGAGAGGTGGAAGCCTTACATTTGCCTGGAGGAGACGAGTGGCGTCTGGCTTGGTTGTTTGCAGACAAGAGATGGATAAAATGACCCCCTTTGGGCATCCagccctccccctttttttttccagacatGGGACCACGGGGCTCAGTTTTGAACATTTCAAATCCTGGGAGTTCAGAGCAGAAAAAGCCTTTTTTATATCTGGGAGTTTGGTGTACCCATTGTAGAGATAGCAACACTGAGATGCAGAGAGGGGTATGGGGCTCACCGAAGTTTCACAGCATATCAGCGACAGTCAAGGCCCTTTCGTGACACAATCTCGTCTCTCAGAAGCCATTCTGCTCATTTCCCAGAGGCTCCGGATTTCTCTGAATATTCTCTTCCCTAGACCCAACCAGGCTCATCTATCCGCATCAACTCTGCCCCCCTTACTTAATCATTCTTTCAATCCCAATATGGGTTTTAGCGCCCCTATTCTCTCATCTTTCAGCTTTTTAGGCTCAATTGTCAGGTTTGTTTACACTGACATGTCATTCATCAAAGAATGACTCCATTTTGCAGAGGAAGAGAGCTCGGTGGGTGGAATTCCAGCCACCAGCCCTGCAAGaactggggaggggctgtggccatTCCTCTGCATCTGATGTTAGATCCTTTAAGGGGCACAGACTCCGCAGGCTGAGGGCCTGGCGGGAGGACACTTACGTTCCACTGGACACCCTCGCACTGCCCACGCAGCCACGGAGGCCATGGACCCAGAGACGGGGCACGTTGTCCTCCTGGATCTCCACGGTGTTGCCCTTGAAGTTGGCGCCTTCAAACAGGCCGATCTTGTGCTCCTGGGAGTCCTGGGGAAGGAGAGACTGAGTCAGGCATGGGAAGTATGAACAAAGCAAAGAGAAGTAACGCCCCTGTGAAAACAGGCTATCGGCCTCTACTTCCTGGAGCTGTCATGAGGATCTAATGAGTTAATCCATAGAGAGCAATTAGCATGATGCCTAGCATACACTCAAAAATTTTCATTCATTGCTTTTAGGAtgcagaggctcagagatgttGGTCCTTGATTaatgtcacacagccagtgagggGCAGAACCTTTCAAAGAAGCATTTTATTTCTCCCATCCCATTTGGCACCCCGCTCCCCTCCACAGCCTCTGccctagccacactggccaatttttaaaaaatatttctttttattgatttcagagaggaagggagaggaagagggagagaaaaacatcaacaatgagagagaatcattgatcagctgccttctgcatgccccctactggggattgagcccacaacctgggcatgtgcccttgaccagaatcgaacccaggagccttcagtcctcaggctgatgctctatccactgagccaaaccagctagggctggccaATTTTTGGTTCCTTGTTGACACCCCGTCTTCCTCGCTTCAGGGTCTTTGCACTCACTGTACCCTGGAAGGCTGCTCCACCACCCTTCACATGGCTGCCTCAGTTCCCATCCTCCGGGAGCTGTctttcctgatcacccctgaccacTCCTTCCCCCCGACATCAGAGCCCCAGTTCCTGTCTTCCGCTCTCCTAGCACACTGCACACTCCCTGTGCAGCACGGACCACAACGGTTTGCCAGAATAGATTGATTTCCATGATTAGGTTTCAATAACTGCCTCCTACAAGGTCAGGGACCTTGCCTGTCCCGTGCAGAGTTGCACCCAGAGCTTACCACAGAGCCTAGCAGAAACAGATCAACCGATAGTGTTCAAAGCGTGAGTCTTGGAAGATGGTTGGGTTAGACACCCTTCTAACTGCCCAGGGGAGGAGGCTGAAAAGGCGTCGGGGAACCCAGCGGGGAGGGAGCTGGAGCTGTCCAGGGGTGAAATAAAGGTGGCCCACAgcgagatggaggcagagatagGGGACAGATGAAACCAGACCAGAGGCTCTGAGCCCTGGCTGCACAGTCTACCTGGGGGCGTGAATCACACAGTCTGCGCCCAGCTCCAGAGGCTCATATATCATTGGTCTGGGGAGGGGTCCAGGCATTGGGGTTTTTCCCCAATAATATATTTGATTTAAGGAAATACAGCCGCAAGATTATCATCTCAATTTGTAACCAAGATAACGATGTGAGTGAGGTAGTTTACATTCTTATTTTgcgccttttttttttaaacgatgTATTCAAAATCCGGTGTGTAATGTTGCTACACTCACAGCACATGTCCAAACGGACTAGTCCAAATTCAAGTTccacagccacatgtggctactgtaTTGAATAGCAAAGCTGGAGAAGCTACCGGAAATGCCCAGGCTGATGGCTCTTCCAACAAGCTCCATGGACAGGGATTACCATTCTACCTGCAGTGATAGAAAGATAAATCTATGAATTCTTTCAAAGGGCCCATTATAAAGGCTGATCGCTCAGCCTCAAATTCTGAGAAAAACATTGGGAATGGCCTGGTTGGATCACCCTATGAAGATACATCCTTTGGTGCCTAAACCGCCGACTGTTGGTACCTGCTGCCTCAAGTGGACATGCACAAAAATTCTTCCGGAAAATTCCCATCCAGGAAGGCCAAGGTTGGTTACCATGGGAATCTGACCCTGGCGAGTGAAGATGGGGTTGGTTCATGAGTCCTAGTGAACACACTTTGGGGAAACGGAATTGCTAAGGGAAAACTCCACCTGTCTTGGCTTTGAATCTTCTGGAAGGCATACTCCTTGGTCTATTGTACAAAGGGGCTGACTTGGCAGGTTGTCTTATCGTTGGGAAGCTCCGGGGGTCTTTCCACAACACCCCTCTTCTCAGACATGCACAGGTTCCAACCCGCATGGTAGATGCTTGAGTGGACACTGGGATTGTCTTTCCTGTCTTTCCCttcgcaggggccatgctaatcgtCTCTGTGTCGTTTCAGTTTTTGtgtatgtgctgccgaagcgagcaccaCACTGGGATTTCCAAAGCTCTCCGGGAGGGTCTGCTGTGCAGCCGGGAATTAGAAACATTCTGCAGATAGAATCCGGGAAGGCGCTGGGGTTTCTAGCTCCAACCACTGGGACGTGGagtccattctttttttctttttcttttcttttttgtaaaaaaatatatttgtattgatttcagagaggaagggagagggagagaaatagaaacatcaataatgagagggaatcatttgatcggctgcctcctgcacgccccctactggtgatcgagcctgcaacccagccatgtgcccttgacccgaatcaaacctgggacccttcagtccgcaggttgacgctctatccactgagcgacaccagccagggctggagtccATGCTTGATAGCAGCAGGGAAGGAAATAGATGGGTTTGATGTTTCGCATGTGCCCAGGGCTCCCACCGGGAGCTGGACACATCAGAGACACCTTATGAATCGGTGAGAACAAGAGCCACTGTGCTTGGACGACTCCGAGGTCGCCACGCTTCCCTGCCCGCCATTCCCTCCGTGTTTTCCTTGCTCACCCCCATTTCCTCGAACGCTATCAGGTCTCGAACTCGCCCCGGCCCTCCCCACGGATCCTCCTGGCCACACCCAGGAGCCACTCACCATCCTGATGGGTCGGAAGGACATGAGCTGGTCGCTGCGGTAGCTGCTGGGCCAGGTGTCCCAGTGCGGGTACTGGCCCTTCTCCAGGACAAACATCTCCCCTTGGAAGTCGGATGCTCAAAGGTGACCCAGCTAGATGGGAGGGAAACAGGGAGGCAGCAAGGAGAGGCATTGTTAGCagagcccctcccccctctcccccccccccccccccccgcaaggcaGCCCCCAGGCCGGTGGTTTCATTCTggtctctgccacttactggctgtgtgaccacaGGTAAGGGactccacctctctgagccttcgtTTTCTCATCAGATACACCTGTTTTCCTGGAGCTGGTGAGGGCTTAAATGAGACAGTGTGTGTGATGAAGTGAGCAAAAATTCCTCCAGATGCAGGATTCACATCTGATTTAAGGGCTAGGCATAGAACAACACAGAACAAGGCACGTTCTTTGAAACCTGATAACAGCTAGGAGAAAGCCTCTGTTGGGTGTCCATGTGCCTTTAACAGAATCTCTTCTCGTAACAAAGGAAGAACAGGCCACCAGCGTGGAGCCTTGAGCAGGCAACAGCACAATGCTCTGCTCTGTGCTCGCTGGGTTAATTTTTTATGGATACATTTCAGCAAGTGATACCAGCTTCCCATCTGCCAAAGTGATGCAaaggttctttgaaaatatatttatttcagctGAAAGGGCCATTtacaatgaaatatataaaataaaagttgtcCTCCAGGCAAGGGGGAAATGGATCCAGGGGACTGATCATACGTTTGGTAAAGACTGGCCTGGCCTACGGAAGACGCTCCGTGATGGGAATGTGGGCCGTAGGAGGGAAATGATAATATTACCCACCTCTCAGGGACCTGTGAGAATTAAACTTGAGCGTGCATATGAAGGTGTTCAGTCCTCAACGAGGACGAAGGAACCATAAGCTTGAAGTCAAGTGGGGGCTTTGCTGCCTGCCCCCCACAGCCTGATGAAGGATGGGAAGTGAGGTTGTGTTAGAAGGACTAGggtttctggggggtgggggtgggatgatCCCCATTTTGTTGGTGAGAAGGCTGAGGCTAAGGGACCCCTCGACCTTTGCTCTAGATGTGTGTTATCAGGAACAAAAGGGGGCACTGGCATTCATGGCATCTCCCTGGGGGCTGCTGGGACCTTCCTCTACCCAGAAGGAGATGGGGAGATGGGGTGGAGGGCTGGGCCACCACCATGGACTGGATCAGAACGCGTCCCAGGAGCCTCAGGTCTTGTCTGAGGGATGAGCCAACTTATAAGGGAGTGACAGAATTGAAGGTACAGACAGATCCTCCCAGAATAGAGCTGAGTCTGCCTCAGTCCTGCCTGGCCTGGAGTAGataaggatggatggatggatggatggagggatggatggatggatggatggatggatggatggatggattgttggatagatggatggatgaattgaTGGATGGATTtttggatagatggatggatgaattgatggatggatggatggatggatggatggatggatggatggatggatggatgaattggTGGATGGATGAATTGATGGacggatggatagatggatggatggatggatggatggatggatggatggatggatgaattggTGGATGGTTGGATGAACTGattgatggatgggtgggtggatggatggatggatgaattggtggatggatggatgaattgattgatggatgggtggatggatggatggatggatggatggatggatggatggatggattggtggatggatggatggatggatggatggatggatggatggttggatagatggatggatgaactgATGGTTGAAATTGAtggtaaatgaatggatggataagtgggtgggtggtggatgAATAGAGGGGTAGATGGCTGGGTCTATGGATGAGGGTATTGATGGCTGGCTGAATGATGgagaatggatggatggaaggaggggtaagcagatggatgaataaatagatGGAGGATAAATGGATGGAGACGGACGGATGGGTGGGTGGAAAAGGGGTCCTTGGAAGGTGGTGCCATGTAGGAGTTAAGAGTATAAACTGGAAACAGAGAGGCCTGAGCTCTAATCCCagctcctcctttcttttctgctCGTGAAGCCTCGGTAAGAGAGGAAATGACTGCATCTGCCTTGTCAGGATGTTATGAGGGTCTAAAAAAGGAACGCCCAGGACACAGAGGAGGCACAGTAAATAATAGATGTTATAATTGAAGGGGGGGCTGCTGGGGGTCCGAGCTGAGGGAAAGGCAGACACTGATGTGGCCTGGCCATGCTGCCCCTCACCCTCCAAACCCCCTCTCGTCTTCCGAATGCCCAGGGGGGAACTGTTACAGGAGTGAGGCATTTTAGATGTGTATCTCAGTGCTTTTCTCATCTCCCGTGCTCATTGGAGCCTTAGGGTCAAAGAGAGAGGTAGGGCAGGAATCTTCcatttacagatgtggaaactgaggctcagaggggtcaGGTCCCCTATTTAAGGTCACACGATGGTGTTAGGTGGCAGGTTGAAGTCACCTGGGTTTCAGGCAGGTATGTCCCTGTGCTGggccacacctcccctccccttcccctgccaacCTCGTCCTCTCCATCCTTTTCCCACCATCATTTCCCCACAACCTGCTGGTCCTGACACAGACCAAGTGCCCTGGGTCACAGGTTCTTATCCCTCCCCACCAGGCACAGCCCCAGGACACACACCGAAGACCGGAATTCCCGCTGCATCTTTGTTTGAGGAGAAATACTTTGGGTTTGAGTCACTGGCATTGAAAAAAGCCTAAAAGCCCCAGCTGGCCACATCCGGCTGCTTCTGCTCCCAGCTGGGCtttgggatggggtggggctgaggctgtgttGACCACACTGCTGGTGGGGGTGGTGCATGGCATAGAAAGCCCATACCATCCACTGGGGTGACTCAGCTAAACTCGCAGGACGATGAGGAAGGCTAATTAATAATCACCACCGTCCCCTGCTATGTTTGGGCGCCCACCGGGTGCCAGACCCAAGCCGCATCATCTCCTTCAGGGCTCAGAATAGCACAGTGGAGAGTAGTGGGGACTGTTAATCtccccatttcagagatgagaacactgaggcttgGAGCTTGAACAAGGTCTGGGggagctgggattcgaacccaggccTGTCTGAGCTCAAAGCCCATCTCTGCTCTTTGTACTGCCAAGAGCCTCAGGATGCTGGGCATACAGGCTCACCCTACCCCCTGGGGGTTGGCTTTCGGGCTGGGAAGACAAGCAGCGAGCGAaggtcatgtgccctgacgcCAGTCCACATGGGTTGgcgctggtgcagccactatgtcCGAGGGACAAGTCTTCCTGCTTcatattgggggcggggggtggtcaTTATGGCTAAGAGAAGCCCAGAGAGTCAGGGCAGGCCGTGGAGCAGGGGATACAAAGTATGTGGATGGAATTGATCAACTAGAGTTGACCCCAagctctgccacttgccagtAGGTAACTTTGGCCGAGGGACTTACTCCTTCTGAGCCTCGGCTTGcccatctgtcaaatgggcaCAAGAATAGTCTCTCCCTCATGTAGCATTGTAGGATCACCTAGGTGAAGCCCTCAGTCTGTGCCTGGCACCTAGAGGGTGCCCAGCAGGTACAGTTATTCTATAGCTGCTTGATGCCAGGAGGGGAGGCAGCTGGTagacactggctcttgggtctcctaCCCTCAGGGGCGGGCAGGCTCCGTCTCTAGTAGAAGCAGCCTTTCTCTGGAGCCCAGAATCATGACTGGGTGTCAATGTGACGTTATGATAATCCTAtcacctctctcagcctccgtttcctcatctgtaaaatgggttggCAATGAGGACTAGGAATACTACTGGATGTGTCTTGCTAGCCTGCTGGCAGGCGCAGAGCAGGTGCTCGAGACGTGGCAGCTACAAGAgtgtccctcccctgcctgccactCGCGGTCCAGAGGTGGCGATGAGGCTGCGCACTCGGTCAAAGCCGCGGTCTCCCAGGTTCAAGCACTGCCCGGAGAATTCCACCCGGTGGCCCTGGAAGTTCTCCTGCTCAAGGACCACCAGCTGGAGGAGAGAAGCCCCCagcccggggcgggggtggggtggggctgagtgAGTGGGGAGGAGAATCATGAAGTTCCCATAGACGTGGAAGCAGGCCCCAAGCAGGTCTCATGGGAGTGTGGCCGGAGCCCAGGTCTGTGAAATGACTCGGCcgtccctcctcccaccaccgtTAGCAGCTGAGGGTCCTCCTTCAAGGCCTTTATCTGTGTTGTCCCTTCCGTCTGAAACGCCCTCTCCACCGCACACCCCCATCCCGGAGCTCACGTTCCCTGTCCTGTTTCAGGCTCAGACGTCACCtcctcctccgggaagccctccTGGATGCCCTCCCCTTAGGTGGGCTTGGCTAGGTGGCCCCTCACTGTGCTCCCTCCATCAGTGGTACCAGGAACACACGATACAATGACACTGCTCCCCACGTCTCTCTCTATGCACCGTCTCCCTCTTTCCtcaaccccacctcccacccccaaagtCCAAGGGTATCTCCAGGGCAAGATCTGGTTGGTCCATTTCTGTATCTCCAGCTCCAGCCGGCACCTGCCACAGAGCTGATGCCCAGGAAACATGGGCCCGTCTCCCTGGCATAACGTAGGGGGGCCCGGAAGCAGGCCCCCCGCCATGTGAACGCcggcgcctcccctcccctcactcagcCCCCAGTTTTGTTTATTATCCACTTGTTGCCCCAAGTGGGCCATTCCCTTGAACACAGACAAGTGTCTTTTttctcggagcctcagtttccccagttgTAAAGGGAGGAGGCTCTCGTACCCTTGACTTAGCACTTGTCCACCCGAAAGAAATTCCCGTGGCAGGATACCCAGATAAGAACAGCCTATCCATGCTGCTTCCCGGAGGAGAGCTAGCAGCCCCCCGGATGGTCCCCGGGAGTGACGGCCACACTGAATGACACCCGGCGGCCAAACCAACGGCCGCAGCAACGTACAGCCATACGGACGGCTGTCCAGGAACCTCAGAGTGAGCGCAAAGCAGAGAGAAAACCCCAGAATGAACACGTATGGCCTATTTCTGTGAGTGACCGGCACATAACcatcaataaatgttttaaaggaaTAACGCCTCAAAATACACCAAGAAGCGAGCAAGCACAGGGCGGACAGGGAcctgaggagggcaggagggcagtgggCTGGCTCCCGGGAGACATGGCAGAGTTAGCGGATGTTTACCAGGTCCCGGCTTTCAAGACGGGTGGTgggtgtgtaggtgtgtgtgtttaaaaatgaaataaaaatgtacgACTTGGTAAGTCACTGCGGTAAAAGCCGGCCATGCGCAGACCACATGAGAGGGTGGCATGGACCAGGCACCAAGGTGGTGAACCCCTTCTGTGCACCTGAAATCGAAACCAAACCCGACCAACCCCCAGGGGACCGGTGCCTGCCCGGCTGCCTGGGACCCTTTTCAGGAGGGTCTGAGGCCGTCCCGTGGCCCTAGAGAACCTCCGGGGACAGGGGTTCCCGCTGCCGGGCCAGCCCACGTGTCCCCTTGTTTGGTTTCTTGCTTTCACCAACGCTAGACACGTGCTTGTGTAGGTCAGagactggaggaggaggggaagaggggggcggggggcggggtgttaGAAGCACGGGGTGGAGACCAGAAACCCCAGACGCCTCAGCCCCAGGTCCTTACCCGGTAGCTCCCAGGGGCCAGGTGCCCCACTTTGGCGGTGGGCATGGGCACGGATgctggggccggggcggggccccCTTCCCCTTGCTCTCGGGCACTGGGTTCCCCGCAGCTGCTATGGAGGCACAGGCCGGCTGAGACGTGGCTCCCACCTGCCAACGCCTGTAAAGAAACCTCTGGCCTTGGTGAATGCCGGGCGGGCACCCCCAAGCCGCCTCCCCACTCTCCTACCCCCCGCCCCATGTTTTCAGGCTGCTTTCAAGTCAtttctgccttttctctttctaagaTGTGAGCCTGAACGGGTTCTGCCCTGACCTCCCGCCCCAGGCAAGGCTGTCCTGACTGGGCACCTCGCACCCCTGATATGCCTCCTCCAGGCCGCAAATGGGGCCGGTCCCTCCACCAGCGGTGCCTTTCCTTCTACCCCGATCTCCCCGACACCTGTGGGTTTTCGCACTTTTCACACTTCTTGGCGTGTGCAGCTTCAAGCTGCCTCACCAGGTGAGTAACAGGAAGCCACACTGGGGAGGCCTGCAGCTCTGCCAGGCTCTGCGTATGTGGTAATGAGCTCATCTGTtcttcccccgccctccccaccccgctcctccccctcccccccagcaggtGCTATCTTTCCCCCTCTGAGcactctgaggcccagagagggaaggggacCGGCCCAAGCCCACACAGCCGCGACATGGTGGGACTCCCGTTGGGGCTCAAGCACATGGATCCAGCAACAGGGTTACGAAATGCTTGGCTGTTTTCTTAACCTGATGTATTCTCCCCTCCGTCCCCAGCACGCGGCTAAGAATGGATGACTGCAcgttcctgcctcccttcccaggcAAACTGCGGCCTCAGGCATTCTCTGGGAATGAGTgtgtgggtgcaggctggggcctgggacgGGGGAAGAGGGAGGCCCCCGGAGGGGAGGGTGTCTTTAGTGCCTGCGGGGTTCTAAAAGGAGGCTTGTGGTGCGGAGGCGGTGGGTGGAGAGCGCTCTGGTCAATTGCAGCGGTTCCTTGCTGTTTTGGGGtcatgagttttgacaaatgcctTGTCCTTgtcccccggggg
The sequence above is drawn from the Myotis daubentonii chromosome 19, mMyoDau2.1, whole genome shotgun sequence genome and encodes:
- the CRYBB1 gene encoding LOW QUALITY PROTEIN: beta-crystallin B1 (The sequence of the model RefSeq protein was modified relative to this genomic sequence to represent the inferred CDS: inserted 2 bases in 2 codons; substituted 1 base at 1 genomic stop codon); the encoded protein is MARGKAFGAALSTQQALGEGAVALVPHPAGTLCLLVAVVTEVPETRDPLKATGHLVAEPGFRRWQVGATSQPACASIAAAGNPVPESKGKGAPPXAPASVPMPTAKVGHLAPGSYRLVVLEQENFQGHRVEFSGQCLNLGDRGFDRVRSLIATSGPWVTFEXSDFQGEMFVLEKGQYPHWDTWPSSYRSDQLMSFRPIRMDSQEHKIGLFEGANFKGNTVEIQEDNVPRLWVHGLRGCVGSARVSSGTWVGYQYPGYRRDQYLLEPVDFRHWNEWXAFQPQMQAVRRLRDRQWHHEGCFPVLAAQPPK